The sequence GTGGCGGATTTCGCGGCGCGTCTACGGCCACGGCGTGCGATATTCCACCATCTACCTCGCCAACCAGGACCAGATCAGGGATCCCGACCACATCTGGCCCGGCCAAGTGTTCAAGGTCCCGGAAAAGTCCAAGGAAGGCGAAGCCGCCGACCTCAAGGCAATGGGCGAGCAGGCCACGACGGCGCCGACTAAGAAGCAGTAGGAGCCTACATCGATCAGCTGGCATCGCCTGCTTGGTTGGAGTGAAGCGCGAAACCGTTTGCCCCGGGATCGCCCAGCTCAGGGCGGAGATTCATGCTCGGAATGAGATAATCTCCGCCATTTTGCCGACGGTATGGAATGGGCGCCGTCGTCGCAAGCGTCCTCATCCTGTCACGCAGCCGTTCAGCCACGGGCTCGAAGCCGGTCTCGTCGAGACGATCGACCTTGTAGACCACGAACGGCGGAAGCACGTCGTATCCGGGGTAATAAAGGATCCCGTGATTGATCGGAAACAGCAGGTCGTCGATGGGTCCGTTGATCCCGCGCGGCGTGTAGTGCTCCTCCCAACCCCCGGCGGTCACGATCAACATAGCGCGTTTCCCGACAAGGGTGCCCTCGCCATAGCGATCGCCCCAGCGCCGATCGCTGTGCTCACCAACGCCATAGGCGAATCCGTAGGCGAACACACGGTCGACCCAGCCCTTGAGGATTGCCGGCATGGCGAACCACCAAAGCGGGAACTGCAGGATCAAGGTGTCGGCCCACAGCAGCTTCTCGATCTCGGCCTTTACATCTGCGGTTAGCGTATTGGCCTCGAAACCCTTCTTGGAAGCCGCGACCGGGATGAGCCGCGCATCGGGTTCCAGCGAAGGGAAGTCGGCGCGATCGATTTCGGATTTCCAGCCATCGGCGTACAGGTCCGATACGCGCACCTCATGCCCTTGAGCCTCGAGTTCCCTTATGGCGACGTCACGAAGCGCGCCGCTCAGCGAGCGTGATTCAGGGTGGGCGAAGACAAGCAGAACTTTCATGGGTCAGATCCGGTATTGAGGAAACTGACGCAAACGTAGTCAACGACGATACGATCCACTATATGCAGGTAATGCATAATATTGTGCCGAATAATGGATAAGTCCGACATTACATTCGAGCGCATGCGCAGCTTCGTTCGCGTGGCCGAGCGTGGCAGCCTGTCGGCCGTCGCGCGGGAATTTGGTGTCGGGCAGTCAACGATCACGCGGCATGTGCGGGAACTGGAAGAAGCTGTCGGCGTGCCTTTGCTCAGCAGGACGACCCGGCGGGTCACGATGACCGCCGAAGGCAGCCGCTATTATGCCAATAGCGTTCAGATCCTGCGCCTCGTCGAACAGGCCAGCGATGAGGCCCGGGGCACGCGCGGCGCGCCCGCCGGCACGATCCGGATAAGCTGCACGGCGGCCTTTGGCGTCTTGCACGTCAGCCGCCTGATCTTCGCTTTTCAGGACCGTCATCCCGACATAGGGGTTGACCTCAGCCTCACGGATGAGCGGGTGGACCTCGTCCGTGAGGGTGTCGATATCGCACTTCGGCTGGGCCCGCTCACGGACAGCTCGTTGAAGCTGCGGGCTCTCGGCCAGTCGCGGCGCCTGCTCGTGGCGTCTCCGGACTATCTTGCGGCGCGGGGAAGACCGGCCGACCCTTCAGATCTGTCCCGGCATGAGGGCATCCGGATGTCGAACGTGGCGGGCAGCGAAACGCTTGCTTTGCAGGGCGCCGACGGCCAACGCCACACGGTGCCTTTCGCCGGGCGACTGCGTATCGATCATGGACTTGCCGCGCGGCAGGCCATGATCGCCGCTCGCGGGATCGCGCCGGCGCATCGATGGCTGGTGGACGATCTCCTGGCTGCGGGCTTGCTCGAGACGATCCTTGCGGATTATTCGCTGCCGTCCGTCCCGCTGAACATGTTGATCGTCCCGGAGCGCGCGGGCGTCGCAAGGGTCCGCTTGCTGGTCGAGTTTCTGGCTGAGCAGATTGCCGCCATTCCAGGGATCGAGAAATCCCTGTCGGAGCATTAGCCGCCGTCCGATCTGCCCGGAAGAGTAGCTTGCGGCGGTGCCGTTCATCGTCTATCGCCGATGAACGATGACAGAATCCGCCCTTGAACCAGACCGCGCGACGAGTGCTATACCCAGCTGCATCTCAGACAGTGGCGCTATCGCGGCGCGATTTGCGGCGTTGTCGCATCCCGCCCGCATTGAGATATTGAAACACCTTTCGGCCAGCAATTCCTGCTGCTGCCGCGAGGTCGTCGACCGTTTCGATCTGGCGCAGTCCACCGTCTCCCAGCATCTGAAAATACTGGTCGAGGCCGGTCTGGTTCGCTTCGAGCCCGACCGCCAGCGCTCGCGCTATGCCGTTGATCGCGCAGCCCTTGCCGATGTATCGGCATCGCTGAACGCCCTCGTCAATTCCTGCTGCTCCGGCCGCTGATCCTCTCACCCAAAAGGCAAGAAAAGTGGCCGAAAAAACCGTCTCCGCCGACACCTCAACGCTCACGACATTGCGCAATTTGTGGCCCTATATGTGGCCAGCCGACCGCGCCGATCTCAGGGCACGCGTCACCTGGGCGACGCTGCTGCTGGTCGTTGCCAAGTTAACGCTGGTCGCCGGTCCCTATTTCTTCAAATGGGCAACCGATGCGCTGGCGGGCGGCTTCAAGACGCCGCCGCCGCTGCCGTCTTTCATGCTCGCCCCGGTGATGCTGGTCGTCGCCTACAATGTGCTGAGGCTGGTTCAACTCGGCTTCAACCAGTTGCGCGACGCGCTGTTTGCCCGCGTCGGCCAGCATGCGGTGCGCCAGCTTGCGTTCCGCACCTTCGTTCACATGCACCAGCTGTCGCTGCGCTTCCATCTGGAGCGCCGCACCGGCGGCCTGTCGCGTATTATCGAGCGCGGCACCAAGGGTATCGAGACGATCGTGCGCTTCATCATGCTCAACACCGCGCCGACCATTCTCGAATTCGCGCTGACCGCCGGCATATTCGGTTTCACCTATGGCTGGAAATATGTGGCCGTAGTGGCAATCACCGTCTGGGTCTATGTCTGGTTCACGGTCAAGGCCAGCGACTGGCGCATTTCGATCCGCCGCGACATGAACGACAGCGACACCGACGCCAACACCAAGGCGATCGACTCGCTGCTCAATTTCGAGACGGTCAAGTACTTCACCAATGAGCGCATGGAGGCCGACCGCTTCGACCGTTCGATGGCGCGCTACGAGATCGCCGCCACCAAGACCTGGACCTCGCTCGGTTGGCTGAATTTTGGCCAGGGCGTCATCTTCGGCCTCGGCACGGTTGTCGTCATGTGCATGTCGGCGCTGGAAGTGCAGGCCCACACCCAGACCGTCGGCGATTTCGTCTTCATCAACGCCATGCTGGTGCAGCTTTCCGTGCCGCTCAACTTCATCGGCTTCATCTACCGCGAAATCCGGCAGGGGTTGACCGATATCGAGCATATGTTCGATCTGCTCGACGTGCCGCAGGAGATTGTCGACAGACCGGACGCCAAGCCGCTCAGCGTCAGCGCGGGCAAGGTCGAGTTCCGCGACGTGCATTTCTCCTATGATCCGAACCGCAAGATCCTGAAGGGTGTTTCCTTCGAGGTGCCGGCCGGCAAGACGGTCGCCATTGTCGGGCCGTCGGGCGCCGGCAAGTCGACCATCTCGCGGCTGCTGTTCCGCTTCTACGACGTGCAGGCCGGCCAGGTGCTGATCGACGGCCAGGATATCCGGGATGTCACCCAGGACAGCCTGCGCTCCATGCTCGGCATGGTGCCGCAGGACACGGTGCTGTTCAACGACACCATCGCCTACAACATCCGCTACGGCCGCGTCGGCGCGAGCGAGGAGGAAGTCCGCAAGGCTGCCGAACTCGCCCAGATCGGGCCGTTCATCGAAAAGCTGCCGGACGGCTACAAGTCGATGGTCGGCGAACGCGGGCTGAAGCTTTCCGGCGGCGAAAAGCAGCGCGTGGCGATTGCCCGCACCATCCTGAAAGCGCCGCCGATCCTGATGCTCGACGAAGCGACTTCGGCGCTGGACAGCCACACCGAGCAGGAGATCCAGGCCGCGCTCGATCTCGTCAGCAAAGGCCGCACCACCATTGTGATTGCCCACCGTCTGTCGACGGTGATTTCGGCCGATGAGATCATCGTGCTCAAGGACGGCCAGATCGCCGAACGCGGCACCCATGTCGAGCTGATGCGCAAGCACGGCCTCTATGCCTCGATGTGGGACCGCCAGCGCGAGGCGACCGAAGCCGAGGAGCGCTTGCGCCTTGCCCGCGAGGGCGACGAGCTCGGTGTCATCGTTCGCCGGCGGACGTCGGAGGTAAATTGACGCCGCTTTCCTTCTCCCCTTGTGGGAGAAGGAAAAAATTCGCTTGACCTCAACTTAAGTTGAGATTGTACGCCGTTCCTGGAGCCCGAAAACGCCATCATCCAGGAACGGAACAATCGAAATGAACGACATAAATCAGAACGTTAACGGCGGCAGCGTGTTCAGGGTGGACAAGTTCGTCGTCCCGGCCGCCGCCCGCGAGGAGATCCTCGTCAAGGTCAAGACGACGCATGAATTGCTGCGCCAGCAGCAGGGTTTCGTGCAGGATTTCCTGCTCGAGCAATTTTCGGGGCCGGGCGAATTCAACCTGGTGACGATCGTCGAATGGGAAAGCCAGGCGGCCGTCGACAAGGTCGTTCCGATCGTCAAGGCCGCGCATGAGCGCATCGCCTTCAATCCGCAGGAGACGATCGCGCGCCTCGGGGTACGGGCCGACATCGCCAACTATCAGCGGATTCCCGAGGCATAGAGCGACGAACTGCTCCAGGCTTAAGGCCAGCCGACGCCGGGTGCCGGCGCATCCACGCTGAGCACCTGGCCGGTGCGGGCGTCGCCGACCATGTGTTCGAAGCCGCGCCACTCGGCGGCGACGATGAACAGCGTCCTCCTGTCCGCGCCGCCCAGCATGCACGCGAAGCAGCCGCGATCGACGGTGACGGTCTGCAGCACCTCGCCGCCTTCACGCACCCGTACGCAGTGCTTGTTGGGAACATCCGCATACCAGACCGCGCCTTCTGCATCGAGGCAGATGCCGTCGGGATAGCCGTCGAGGTCGGCCCAGGCGCGCCGGTTGGACAGGCTGCCGTCGGCGGCGATATCGAAGGCGGTCAGCCGATTGCCATGGGATTCGGCAAGGATCAGCGTCTTGTTGTCCGGGGTCACCGCCATGCCGTTGGCGAAGGCGATGTCGTCAGCCACTTGCCGGACCGCGCCGTCCGCCGTGATCAGCACGACGGTGCCCGGGCCGAAATACTCACCGGCAGCCGGCGCCGGCCCGCCGCCATTGACATAGATGTTGCCGCGCCCGTCGACGACGATCTCGTTCCAAGGGCTTTTCGACAGGCCGCGCAGATCGGCATGGGTGACGAGCTTGCCATCAACTTCCTGTCGCAGCAGCAAGCCTTCACGGCCTGAAACGACCAGCAGACGACCGTCCTGCAGCCAGTCGATGGAATAGGGCAGGACGGCAGGCACTATGAGCATGATTTCGCGGTTGCCATGCGCATCGGTCGCGATGATCTCGCTGGTGCCCCAGTTGCAGACCCACAGGCGTCCGCCATGCCAGCGGGGCGATTCCCCGAAGGCAAGGCCAGTGGTGACGAGACGCGCCGGGGTGACCGATTGCATCTGCATGGGGAACTCCTTGTTGCGCGTCATCATGGCTGAAAGAGCCTTGGAAAGACCGCTGTCTCAGCAAGGACGGGCGAGGGGTCTTCTTTCCGACAGCCGCTTTGTTATTTCGTTCAGGAAAGTTGCCGATAGGGCGCTGGCAACGCATCACGGTGGCTTGTTCGTTGTCGTTGGTATCGGCGCCTGCGGGTCTTGACCGTGCCGCCAGCATTTGCAGGTACTGTAGCCCATCGTCGCGCCCGCCAGCGGCAGCCAATGCGGCGTGGCCGATTGTTGCGTTGCGGGCAGGGGGTGTTTCGGCTATTGAGGCCGGACCTGAAACAGGGACCGCCCCCACCCCATGAGCCTTGTCGACACGGTCAAGAACGCGTTCGTACCGATCCATCGCGAAGGCTATCCCTTCATCGCGGCCTGTGGCGCGGGTACGCTTTTCCTTGGCTATTTCTCCTCGGTCCTGTTCTGGCTCGGCCTGATCCTGACAGCCTGGTGCGTCTATTTCTTCCGCGACCCCGAGCGGGTTACGCCGGTAGACGACCGCCTGGTGGTGAGCCCCGCCGATGGCATCATTTCGGCTGTAGGACCGGCCGTGCCGCCGCGCGAGCTTGGCCTCGGCAATGTCGAGATGACCCGCATCTCGGTGTTCATGAACGTCTTTTCCTGCCATGTGAACCGCTCGCCCGTGCGCGGCCGTATTGCCAAGATCGAACATCGGCCGGGAAAATTCCTCAACGCCGAACTCGACAAGGCCAGCACCGAAAACGAACGCAACGGCCTGGTCATCGAAAGCCCCAACGGCACGGTGGCGGCCGTCCAGATAGCCGGCCTGGTGGCGCGCCGCATCGTCTGCTGGGCCGAGGCCGGCGGCTCGATCGGCACAGGCGAGCGTTTCGGCCTGATCCGCTTCGGCTCGCGCGTCGACGTGTTCCTGCCCTTGACCGCGACGCCACGCGTCGCCGTTGGCCAGACGGCGGTCGGCGGTGAAACCGTGCTCGCCGAATTCGGCGGCGTCGCCGGCACCCCGCTGGTCAGGATTTCCTGAGCCTTGGGCGCGCCATTCAAGAAGTTCGAGGCCCATGCCAGCGGCGGTCCGCGCATCCGCGAGATCCCGATGCGCATGGTGCTGCCCAATCTGGTCACCGTGCTTGCCATCTGCGCCGGCCTGTCCGGCATCCGCTTTGCCTTCGAAGACCGCTTCGAGACGGCGGTGGTGATGGTGCTGCTGGCTGCCTTTCTCGATGGCATCGACGGCCGGCTCGCACGCATGCTGAAGGCGACTTCGAAATTCGGCGCGCAGATGGATTCGCTCGCCGACATCGTCAATTTCGGTGTCGCGCCGGCCTTGGTGCTTTATGCCTTCCTGCTCGACCGCGCCGGCTCGCCGGGGTGGATCGCCGCCCTTCTGTTCGCCATCGCCTGCGGGCTGAGGCTCGCCCGCTTCAACGTGCTCGACGACGAGAAAGCCGAACGCCCGCTGTGGCAGTCGGAATATTTCGTCGGCGTGCCGGCACCGGCGGGCGCGGTGCTGGTGATGCTGCCGCTCTATCTGTTTTTCTTGCGGCTCGGACTGGAGCCAAGCCGGCCGGCCGCCTTCGTCGCCACCGGTTTCACCATCCTGGTCGCTTTCCTGCTGGTCAGCCGGCTGCCGGTCTATTCCGGCAAGAGCATCAAGATCCCGGGCGACAGGGTACTGCCGGTCATTCTCGCCGTCGTGCTCTACATCCTCTTGCTGATGACCTATCCCTGGTACACGCTGACGGCATCGGTCGCGGGCTATCTGATCTTCCTGCCGTTTTCCGTGCGCGCCTATTCCAAGCGCGCCAAGCTTGAAGGCGAGAAGGTGCCGCCTTCGGACATAGGTTAGAAGGTTCGCCGAAGTCCTTGATTTGACTCAGGCCGCGACGCCCAGTCCCAGCCTGTCGATCGCCAGCTTCCTGGTCGAGACATAATCGGTCTTGCCGGAACCGAGCACCGGGATTTCCTCCACCTTGACGATGTCGTTGGGCACCATCAGCTCGGCGGCCCCGGCTTTCTTGCCGAACTGGCGCAATTCTTCGGGATTGGCGTCGTCGGCGGTGGTGACCAGTACGATGCGCTCGCCGCGCCTCTTGTCGGGCACCGCCACCGCCGCATGGCGTTCTTCCGGCCACAGCGACTGCACCAGCATCTCGACCGCACCCAGCGACACCATCTCGCCGGCGATCTTGGCGAAGCGCTTGGCGCGGCCGCGAATGGTGATGAAGCCATCGCGGTCGACGGCGACGATGTCGCCGGTGTCATGCCAGCCGCTCAGCGGCTGCAGCTCACCGGGGCGGTCCGCAGTCATGTAGCCCATCATCAAATTGGGTCCGTCGAGCCACAACTGGCCGGCGTCCGAAATACCTTCGACCGGTTCCAGCTTCATGCGCATGGCCGGCAACAGCCGGCCGACCGTACCATCGCGCCCATGGATGGCGGTGTTGACGGCGACCACGGGTGCGGCCTCGGTCAGCCCAAACCCTTCGATGATCTCGGCCTGGAAGCGCTCGCGATAGATGCGGCGGGTTTCCGGCTTCACCGCCTCGGCGCCGGCGACGACGAAGCGCAGGCTGGAGAAGTCGCCGTCCTTGGCGGTGCGCGCATAGTTGGCGAGGAAGGTGTCGGTGCCGAACATGATCGTCGGCTGCACCTTGCGGGCGATCTCGGGGATGATCTTGTAGTGGAGCGGCGAGGGGTAGAGGAAAAGCTTCACTCCGGTGACCAGCGGCAGGACGGTGCCGCCCGTCAGGCCGAAGGAATGGAACACCGGCAGCACGTTGAGCAGGATATCGGCCGGCGAGATGGTGATGCGCGCCTCGGCCTGCATGGCATTGGCGAGAAGGTTCTTTTGCGACAGGACAACCGCCTTCGGCGTGCCCTCCGAGCCTGACGTGAACAGGATCACACCCGGCTTGGCCGCATCCTGGCGCTGCAGCGGCAAACGCCACAGCAACGCGGCGGCAAGCTTGTCCAGCGCGGTGACGCTGGTCCGAACATCTTCCAGCCACAGCAGCCTGGCGCCGCCCATCTCGACCGCGGCGACGATGTCGCCAAGATCGGCCTTCTCGACGAAGGCGCGCGAGGAGATGACGGTGCGGATGACGGCCGTGCGCACGGCGGCGGTGACGCTCGCCGGCCCAGAAGTGTAGTTGATCATCGCCGCCACTCGTCCCGCTGACAGAAGGCCGACGAATGACAGCACGACGCCATTGGCGTTGGGCAGCATTATTCCCACCGCTTCGCCTGGCGCGGTCACCGCCTCGAAACGCCTGCCCAGCACGCGGGCGCCGATGAACATCTTGCGGTAGCTCAGCGCACCCGAGATCACGTCCTCGATGATCGGATGCGAGGCGCCGACCCTGGCCGCGGCATCGCGCATGGCCAGGAACAGGCCGCGGTCGAGGTCGTTGCCGAAAAGCCGGGCCTCGGCGACGCGGTCGAACAGCGCATTGGTATTGGAGGCCTGGTCCGGATTGCGCGCCACCAGCTCGGCGATGGTCATCGGCTCCAGTACGCTCATCGAGAGCTGCGGAAACCAGTGCCGCGGGGCCCTGGCCGCCGGCGTCAGGGAAACAGGCAGGCTGCGCGCGCCGGCGACAAAGATCGGCACGATGCGGGCATCGGCCTGCATGGCGATGCGGGTGACGGCGCGAAACAGCCGAAACGTCTTGACGTCAGGCTCGACCGCATCCGGCAGATAGACGGCGAGCCGGCCCTTGCCCTTCAGCACACGCACCAGCCGGCGGCTGACGAAAAGATGTTCGGCATTGAAGGCAATCGTGCGGCCAAGCTCACGCCAGGGTTCCAGCCACGGCGAGCGCGCCGAGACCTCGTCCAGAATGTGCAGCGTGTCATCCGGCAGCAGCGACAGCATCAGCGCCGGTTCGAAGCGCGACTGGTGCGAGATGACATAGATGACGGGAGCCTGCGCCTTGCGCGCGATCCTGATGTGGCTGTCGTCGATCCGGTAGGCGAGCTTGAACGGCACATAGAGCAGCGCCTGGCCGAAACGCAGGCCGAGGCGGAATTTTTCCACCACGCCGATCAGCAGCCAGGCCAGGGCAAGACCCGCAAGCAGAGCCAGTGTCAGGATCATGCCGCTTCTCTCCCAACGATTTTTGTCATCGCGGCTCTTCCGCGGCCGCCTCGGCGCAGAGGGTAGCGCAAGTGGGCGCTAGGTCAATGTGGGAAGAGACGGTGTTCCTTCTCCCTCCGGAGGAAGAAGGAACGACCCTTACGCCGCCTTCAACCGCCCGCTGATGAAGCGGAACTCCTGCGTCTTGCCGCCATAGCCATAGGCGGCTGCCGGCACTTCATGCACGAAGGCGTAGCTTTCCTCGTGCACGCCACCCAGCAGGCGGCCGAAGGCATCGAAGAGGGCCTTGAGATAGGCTTCCAGCTCGAGCTTGGTGTTGGTGCCGTCGACCACCTTGATGTCCAGCCAGAACGTGTTGGTGCCATGCTCGGCCAGAGACTTGCCGCCGGCGAACCAGTGCTGCGGATCGATATAGGATACGACAACGGCGGTGATCGTCGGATCCTTGCGCAACTGCGTGGCGGTGATCTCGGTTATTTCCCTGGCGATGCTGGCGGACAAAGCGGCGTTTGGCTTGCCGGTGACGCTGATATTGATGATGGGCATCTTTTTTCTCCTTGGTTTGTAGCGGCGTCTGACCGCCGTTGGAGAGACCATGCCATCTTAATTGAGTCAAAAAAATCGAATTGTTTTCAACTAAAGATTCGATATCATCGAATTATGGAAACGCTCGATCCGGATTTGCTCAAAACCTTCCTCGCTTTCGTCGACAGCGGTTCGCTGGTGCAGGCAGCGTCGAGCGTTGGCCGTTCGCCTTCGGCGGTGACCGCCCAGATGCAGCGGCTGGAGGAGATCGTCGGCGAGCCGCTGCTGGCGCCGCAGGGGAGGGGGCGCGGCCTGACGCCGGCCGGGGAGGACCTTGTCGGCCATGCCAGGCGCATCCTTGCCGCGCACCGCGAGGCGTGGCTGGCGCTGAAGGGAGCGCGGGCTGCCGGGCGTGTCGCGATCGGCACGACGCAGGATTTCGCCGACAGCGGCTTGCCGGAACTTTTGCGTGCCTTTGCCACCAGCCATCCGCGCGTCAGGATCGAATTGCGGGTCGGCCGCTCCGCCGAACTGGCGCAGGCGCTGCAGGCCGGCTGCCTCGATCTGGCGATCGTCATGCGCCAGACAGCGGTACCCGATGAGGTCGGCGTCCTGCGCGAGCCGATGATGTGGCTGTGTTCTGGGAAAGGGCTCGCCTCGCGGCAGGAAGAACTGCCGCTGGCGCTGCTCGATCCCTATTGCGGTTTTCGCGAGGCCGCCCTCGCAGCGCTCGATGCTGCCGGCCGCCGCTACCGCATCGCCGCCGGCAGCGCCAGCCTGGCCGGCCTGCGCACCGCGGTGAATGCCGGCGTTGCACTGACCTTGCGAACCCCGCGCTTTGCCCATTCCGGCATTGTCGAAGCGCCGCGTGAGCTTGGCCTGCCGTCGGTTCCGATGGCCGAATTCGCGATCCGGCTGCGTACAGGAGCCGATGCTTCCGCGGGCGATCTGGCGGCGCTGCTCAGCGGCAACCTGGCCCTGTCCCAGCCGCCTGGCTGATCAGGCAGGGCCGGGAACTGCGTCGCCGGCCTGTCGGCAAAGAAAAAGCCGACCTTGCGGTCGGCTTCGGAGTAGGACGGGCCGAGGGGTTTGGGGGGACTTGGGGGGTGGCCCGTCGCACCAATAATGTCTGAGTCCGATGATGGTTCCGTGACTATGTCACTTTTTTAAGAAATATTTGACGCCGCCTGGTGTGAGCGGGCTGCCAGCCAGTCGCGGCCGGCATGGACGAACACCGCGCAGAGCACAATGGCGCCGCCGACCATGCTGGCGACAGGCGGTATCTCGGCCAGGAAAAGGAAGGCAAACAGGATCGCGAACGGCACTTCCGCCGAGCCGAGCAGGCCGGATTCGGG comes from Mesorhizobium japonicum MAFF 303099 and encodes:
- a CDS encoding NAD(P)H-dependent oxidoreductase codes for the protein MKVLLVFAHPESRSLSGALRDVAIRELEAQGHEVRVSDLYADGWKSEIDRADFPSLEPDARLIPVAASKKGFEANTLTADVKAEIEKLLWADTLILQFPLWWFAMPAILKGWVDRVFAYGFAYGVGEHSDRRWGDRYGEGTLVGKRAMLIVTAGGWEEHYTPRGINGPIDDLLFPINHGILYYPGYDVLPPFVVYKVDRLDETGFEPVAERLRDRMRTLATTAPIPYRRQNGGDYLIPSMNLRPELGDPGANGFALHSNQAGDAS
- a CDS encoding ArsR/SmtB family transcription factor, with amino-acid sequence MTESALEPDRATSAIPSCISDSGAIAARFAALSHPARIEILKHLSASNSCCCREVVDRFDLAQSTVSQHLKILVEAGLVRFEPDRQRSRYAVDRAALADVSASLNALVNSCCSGR
- a CDS encoding CDP-alcohol phosphatidyltransferase family protein — protein: MGAPFKKFEAHASGGPRIREIPMRMVLPNLVTVLAICAGLSGIRFAFEDRFETAVVMVLLAAFLDGIDGRLARMLKATSKFGAQMDSLADIVNFGVAPALVLYAFLLDRAGSPGWIAALLFAIACGLRLARFNVLDDEKAERPLWQSEYFVGVPAPAGAVLVMLPLYLFFLRLGLEPSRPAAFVATGFTILVAFLLVSRLPVYSGKSIKIPGDRVLPVILAVVLYILLLMTYPWYTLTASVAGYLIFLPFSVRAYSKRAKLEGEKVPPSDIG
- a CDS encoding LysR family transcriptional regulator translates to MDKSDITFERMRSFVRVAERGSLSAVAREFGVGQSTITRHVRELEEAVGVPLLSRTTRRVTMTAEGSRYYANSVQILRLVEQASDEARGTRGAPAGTIRISCTAAFGVLHVSRLIFAFQDRHPDIGVDLSLTDERVDLVREGVDIALRLGPLTDSSLKLRALGQSRRLLVASPDYLAARGRPADPSDLSRHEGIRMSNVAGSETLALQGADGQRHTVPFAGRLRIDHGLAARQAMIAARGIAPAHRWLVDDLLAAGLLETILADYSLPSVPLNMLIVPERAGVARVRLLVEFLAEQIAAIPGIEKSLSEH
- a CDS encoding ABCB family ABC transporter ATP-binding protein/permease codes for the protein MAEKTVSADTSTLTTLRNLWPYMWPADRADLRARVTWATLLLVVAKLTLVAGPYFFKWATDALAGGFKTPPPLPSFMLAPVMLVVAYNVLRLVQLGFNQLRDALFARVGQHAVRQLAFRTFVHMHQLSLRFHLERRTGGLSRIIERGTKGIETIVRFIMLNTAPTILEFALTAGIFGFTYGWKYVAVVAITVWVYVWFTVKASDWRISIRRDMNDSDTDANTKAIDSLLNFETVKYFTNERMEADRFDRSMARYEIAATKTWTSLGWLNFGQGVIFGLGTVVVMCMSALEVQAHTQTVGDFVFINAMLVQLSVPLNFIGFIYREIRQGLTDIEHMFDLLDVPQEIVDRPDAKPLSVSAGKVEFRDVHFSYDPNRKILKGVSFEVPAGKTVAIVGPSGAGKSTISRLLFRFYDVQAGQVLIDGQDIRDVTQDSLRSMLGMVPQDTVLFNDTIAYNIRYGRVGASEEEVRKAAELAQIGPFIEKLPDGYKSMVGERGLKLSGGEKQRVAIARTILKAPPILMLDEATSALDSHTEQEIQAALDLVSKGRTTIVIAHRLSTVISADEIIVLKDGQIAERGTHVELMRKHGLYASMWDRQREATEAEERLRLAREGDELGVIVRRRTSEVN
- a CDS encoding tautomerase family protein; the protein is MPIINISVTGKPNAALSASIAREITEITATQLRKDPTITAVVVSYIDPQHWFAGGKSLAEHGTNTFWLDIKVVDGTNTKLELEAYLKALFDAFGRLLGGVHEESYAFVHEVPAAAYGYGGKTQEFRFISGRLKAA
- a CDS encoding AMP-binding protein, translated to MILTLALLAGLALAWLLIGVVEKFRLGLRFGQALLYVPFKLAYRIDDSHIRIARKAQAPVIYVISHQSRFEPALMLSLLPDDTLHILDEVSARSPWLEPWRELGRTIAFNAEHLFVSRRLVRVLKGKGRLAVYLPDAVEPDVKTFRLFRAVTRIAMQADARIVPIFVAGARSLPVSLTPAARAPRHWFPQLSMSVLEPMTIAELVARNPDQASNTNALFDRVAEARLFGNDLDRGLFLAMRDAAARVGASHPIIEDVISGALSYRKMFIGARVLGRRFEAVTAPGEAVGIMLPNANGVVLSFVGLLSAGRVAAMINYTSGPASVTAAVRTAVIRTVISSRAFVEKADLGDIVAAVEMGGARLLWLEDVRTSVTALDKLAAALLWRLPLQRQDAAKPGVILFTSGSEGTPKAVVLSQKNLLANAMQAEARITISPADILLNVLPVFHSFGLTGGTVLPLVTGVKLFLYPSPLHYKIIPEIARKVQPTIMFGTDTFLANYARTAKDGDFSSLRFVVAGAEAVKPETRRIYRERFQAEIIEGFGLTEAAPVVAVNTAIHGRDGTVGRLLPAMRMKLEPVEGISDAGQLWLDGPNLMMGYMTADRPGELQPLSGWHDTGDIVAVDRDGFITIRGRAKRFAKIAGEMVSLGAVEMLVQSLWPEERHAAVAVPDKRRGERIVLVTTADDANPEELRQFGKKAGAAELMVPNDIVKVEEIPVLGSGKTDYVSTRKLAIDRLGLGVAA
- a CDS encoding phosphatidylserine decarboxylase, which encodes MSLVDTVKNAFVPIHREGYPFIAACGAGTLFLGYFSSVLFWLGLILTAWCVYFFRDPERVTPVDDRLVVSPADGIISAVGPAVPPRELGLGNVEMTRISVFMNVFSCHVNRSPVRGRIAKIEHRPGKFLNAELDKASTENERNGLVIESPNGTVAAVQIAGLVARRIVCWAEAGGSIGTGERFGLIRFGSRVDVFLPLTATPRVAVGQTAVGGETVLAEFGGVAGTPLVRIS
- a CDS encoding LysR substrate-binding domain-containing protein, whose product is METLDPDLLKTFLAFVDSGSLVQAASSVGRSPSAVTAQMQRLEEIVGEPLLAPQGRGRGLTPAGEDLVGHARRILAAHREAWLALKGARAAGRVAIGTTQDFADSGLPELLRAFATSHPRVRIELRVGRSAELAQALQAGCLDLAIVMRQTAVPDEVGVLREPMMWLCSGKGLASRQEELPLALLDPYCGFREAALAALDAAGRRYRIAAGSASLAGLRTAVNAGVALTLRTPRFAHSGIVEAPRELGLPSVPMAEFAIRLRTGADASAGDLAALLSGNLALSQPPG
- a CDS encoding SMP-30/gluconolactonase/LRE family protein; this encodes MQMQSVTPARLVTTGLAFGESPRWHGGRLWVCNWGTSEIIATDAHGNREIMLIVPAVLPYSIDWLQDGRLLVVSGREGLLLRQEVDGKLVTHADLRGLSKSPWNEIVVDGRGNIYVNGGGPAPAAGEYFGPGTVVLITADGAVRQVADDIAFANGMAVTPDNKTLILAESHGNRLTAFDIAADGSLSNRRAWADLDGYPDGICLDAEGAVWYADVPNKHCVRVREGGEVLQTVTVDRGCFACMLGGADRRTLFIVAAEWRGFEHMVGDARTGQVLSVDAPAPGVGWP